The following is a genomic window from Acidobacteriota bacterium.
ATGGCGTGCGCGCGGCGCCCGTGCAGGACGTCGAGACGGCACGGCTCGCGCGCGAACACAACGACGCCAACATCCTCGCGCTCGGCGCGCGCGTCGTCGCGAAAGACGCGGCGCTCGCCATCGTCGACACGTTCCTCGACACGCCGTTCGCCGGCGGTCGCCACCAACGCCGCGTCGAGAAGATCGCCGCGATTGCGCACGATCCCGTTCGCGCCTGACCATCGCGCCGCCCACCGTCATGTATCACGCCACGCCCCACATCCTTCGCACGCTGGCCGATGTCGATCCCGACGTCGCCAAGGCGATCGCCGACGAAACCACGCGCCAGAACCTCGGCCTCGAGCTCATCGCCTCGGAGAACTTCGCGAGCGCCGCCGTGATGGCCGCCGCCGGCTCGGTGATGACCAACAAGTACGCCGAGGGATACCCCGGCAAGCGGTACTACGGCGGATGCGAGTTCGTCGATGTCGCCGAAACGCTGGCGCTCCAGCGCGCGGGCGCGCTGTTCGGCGCCGAGCATGCCAACGTGCAGCCGCACTCGGGCGCGCAGGCCAACATGGCCGTGATGCTGTCGTACCTGCAGCCGGGCGACACCATCCTCGGCATGAACCTGGCGCACGGCGGGCACCTCACGCACGGACATCCGCTCAACTTCTCCGGCAAGCTGTACAAGGTCGTCCCGTACGGCGTGCGCCAGGAGGATGAGCGCCTCGACTACGACGAACTGGAGCGGCTCGCGCACGAGCACAAGCCGAAGCTGATCGTCGTCGGCGCGAGCGCGTATCCACGCGTCATCGATTTCGAACGCATCGGGAAGGTGGCGCGAGACACCGGCGCGCGCATGCTCACCGACATGGCGCACATCGCCGGTCTCGTGGCGGGCGGCGTCCACCCGAGTCCGGTGCCGCACAGCGACTACGTCACCACCACCACGCACAAGACGCTGCGTGGGCCGCGTGGCGGTCTCATCCTGTCACGCGCCGAGTACGCGAAGGACATCGATCGCTCGGTGTTCCCCGGCGTGCAGGGCGGACCGCTGATGCACATCATCGCGGCCAAGGCGGTGTGCTTCCGCGAAGCGCTCGAGCCCAACTTCCGCGCGTATCAGGCGCAGGTGGCCGCCAACGCGCGCCGGCTGGCGCAGTCGCTGCACGACGAGGGGTTCCGGCTCGTGAGCGGCGGTACCGACAACCACCTGATGCTTGTCGACGTGTTCTCGAAGGGCATCACCGGCAAGCAGGCGGAAGCCGCGCTCGGACATGCCGGCATCACCGTCAACAAGAACGCGATCCCGTTCGACAAGAATCCGCCGATGGTCGCGTCGGGCATCAGGATTGGCACGCCCGCCGTCACCACGCGCGGGATGACGGAGGCCGAGATGGATCGCATCGCCGACCTCATCTCCGAGGCGCTGCGCGCTCCAGACGACACGGCGGTGCTGGCCTCGGTCAAGGGCCAGGTGGAAGAACTGTGCCGGGAGTTCCCGCTGTATCCGCCCCCGGCCTGATCGACGGCGTACGGCGCGTCCTCGGCAGCGGGGGCGCGCTGGCGTCGGTGCTCGACGGGTTCGAGCCGCGCCAGAGCCAGCAGCAGATGGCGGACGCCGTGGCCCGCGTCGTCTCCGACGGCGGCGTGCTCATGGCGGAAGCCGGGACGGGCACCGGCAAGACGCTCGCGTATCTCGTGCCGGCCCTGCTCTCGGGCCGGAAGGTGCTGGTGTCCACCGGCACGCGCAATCTCCAGCAGCAACTGATCGACAAGGACGTGCCGATCCTCCAGCGCGCGCTCGGGCCGTTTCGTGCCGCGTGCATGAAGGGGCGTGGCAACTACCTGTGCCTCCATCGCTTCGAGCAGACCCTGCACGACGACAGGCCGCGCGACGATGAGACGCGCGTCGCGATGACGCTGATCGAGCACTGGGCGCCGCGCACGCAGACAGGGGATCGCGCGGAGCTGGCCGATCTGCCGGAAGAACTGCCCTTCTGGCATGGCATCTCCGCGACGACCGAGAACTGCCTCGGATCCGACTGTCCGCGCTTCAGTGACTGCTTCGTGACGCGCATGCGGCAGGAGGCCGCCGACGCCGACCTCGTCATCGTGAACCATCACCTGCTGTGCGCCGACGCCGCCGTGCGTCGCCACTCGTTCGGCGCGGTGATCCCCGAATGCCAGGTGGGCATCGTCGACGAGGCGCACCAGCTCGAAGACGTGGCCACGCAGTACTTCGGGCTGAGCGTCAGCAGCTATCGCGTGGAGCAGCTGTTCGCCGACGCGGCGGCGATCAGGACGTCGCCGCTGTTCGTGCCGCGCGAGGAGGCCGAAGCGGTCGCGCGCGCGATCGAAGCACTCAGCGTGTCGTCACGCGCGTTCTTCCTCGACCTGCAGACACGTCGGCCGGGCGTGCGGCAGTCGGGTGACCAGGGCAGCACGCTCTTGGACGAGCGCCTGCGCGTCACCGGCGACGTGCTGGCAGAAGCCGCCGGCGAGAGCGGCCTGCAGCTCATCGACGCACTCACGTCACTCGAGGAATCGCTCACGCTGATCAAGGACGCGCCGGAGGATCTCCGCTCGATCGCCAGGCGTGCGGGCGAGCTGCGCGACGACCTGCGGTTCCTGCTGCGCGCCGAGCAGGAGGAGTACGTCTACTTCCTCGAGATCCGCGGACGCCATGTGGCGCTGCGCGCAGCCCCCATCGACGTCTCGCACATCATCCGCGACGTGCTCATCGACAAGCTGCCGTCGCTCGTGCTGACGTCGGCCACCCTGTCGATCGGAGGATCGTTTGCGTACATGCGCGCCAGGCTCGGCGTGGGCGAATCGCTCGAGGTGCGCGTGCCGTCGGAGTTCGACTACCGCACGCAGGCGCTCGTCTATCTCCCGCGACGCATGCCAGACCCTCGCACGCCGGCGTATGGCGAGGCGTTCGCCGACGAGGCGGCGCGGCTGCTGACGGCAAGCGAGGGCCGCGCGTTCCTGCTCTTCACGAGCTACGCCGCGCTGCGCGACGCGCACGCGCGCCTGTCCACGCGACTGCCCTACCCCATGCTCGTGCAGGGGACGATGCCGCGGGGAGTGCTGATCGAGCAGTTCCGCCGCACGCCGAACGCGGTGCTGTTCGGCACGTCGAGTTTCTGGCAGGGCGTCGACGTCGTGGGCGAGGCGTTGAGCTGCGTGGTGATCGACAGGATTCCGTTCGCCTCACCAGGCGACCCCGTCGTCGCCGCGCGGATCGAGTCGCTCCAGCGCCGCGGGATCGACGCGTTTGCCGGCTTCCAGGTGCCGCTGGCGATTCTCACGCTGCTGCAGGGTGTGGGACGCCTCATCCGCCACCGCCAGGATCGCGGCGTCATCGCGCTGCTCGACCCTCGGCTGCAGTCGATGGGCTACGGCCGCAGGTTCCTGAACGCGCTGCCCCCGGCCCCTGTGACGCGACGTCCCGAAGACGTGCCCCGCTTCTTCGCGAACAATCAGCAGACGCTTACGTGACCGTGGGCGTCACTGTCGCGCGGTCGGCTGCGCGCTCTCGGCCACTTCGCGCTCGCGCGCGATGAACGCGTCGATTTCCTGTTCGAGGACCGGCAGTGGCACGGATCCGTTGGCGAGCACCGCATCGTGGAAGCGCCGGCGATCGAACGCCGGACCGAGTGCCTCCTCGGCGCGCGCGCGCAGTTCGCGGATCTTGAGCTCGCCGATCTTGTAGGACAGCGCCTGTCCCGGCCACGAGATGTAGCGATCGGTCTCGGTGGTGCACTCGTGCAGCGAGAGTGCCGTGTTGGCCGCCAGGTAGTCGATCGCCTGCTGGCGCGTCCAGCCCTTCACGTGCAACCCCGTGTCGACGACGAGGCGCGCCGCGCGCCACATCGCGTACGTGAGGCGTCCGAAGTTGCTGTAGGGATCGGTGTAGAAGCCCGCCTCGATGCCGAGCCACTCGGAGTAGAGTCCCCAGCCTTCGCCGAACGCGGAGATGTAGCTGTAGCGCCGGAAGGCAGGCATGTCCGTCGCCTCGTTGGCGAGCGCGATCTGCAGGTGATGGCCGGGCACCGCCTCGTGCAGCGTGAGCGCTTCGAGGTTGTAGAGCGGACGCGTCTCGAGCGCGTACGTGTTGAGCCAGTAGTAGCCGGGCTCGGTACCGTCTGGCGGATTGCCGCTGTACCTGCCCGCCGTGTACTTCGGCGCGAGATAGTCGGGCACCGGCGCCACGCCGTAGGGCTGACGCGGAAGGCGTCCGAACAGCGACGGCAGCCTTGCGTCCATGCGCTTGGCGATCCACGAGCCCTCCTTCAGGAGTTCCTCGCCGGTCTTCGGATAGAACCGCCGGTCTGTCCGCAGCATCGTGAGGAATGCCGAGAAGTCGCCGGTGAAGCCCGTACTGCGCATCACGGTGTCCATCTCGGCGCGGATCTTCGCCACTTCGGCAAGGCCGATCTCGTGGACCTCGTCGGCGGTGAGCGGCAGCGTCGTGAAGCGCGTGACGAGGTGCTGATAGTAGGCGGCGCCGTCGGGCAGCGTGCTGGCGGCGATCGACTCGCGCGCACCCGGGATGTACTCCGCGCTCAGGAAGTCGCGAAAGCGTGCGTACGCCGGCGTGACGGCTTCGGCGATCGCGGCGCGGCCTTCGGCATCGAGGCGCGTACGGTCTGCCTCGCCGAGCGTCGACGGCAATGTCCTGAACGGTGCGAACAACGGACTCGCCGTCGGATCGGCGGGCATCAGCGGGCCGATCGCCGTGTCGACGCCGGCCAGTGCCACCTTCGGAACGGTGATGCCGGCCTTCAGGCCTTCGCGCATGCGCACGATGTGCTCGTCCACGTAGCGCGGGAATGCGCGCAGGCGGGCGATGTAGTTGTCGTAGTCGCGCGCGTCGGCGAAGCGCGTCGCCTGCGGCAGCAACGCGAAGCTGGAATGGAACCCGGAGTCCGCGTTGATCGGCACGAGGTACTCGCGGAACCTGAAGGCCGCAAGCCGATCCTCGAGCTCCGCGCGCAGCATGTCGATGGTGACGCGATCGGCGGCCGGCAGTGCGTCGCGGTGGACGCCTCCGAGCGCATCGAGGAATTCCCGCGTGTCTGCCGCACGCCGCTCCTCGTCGGCGATCGACTCACGTGACAACTGATCGTCGTAGCGATGCTCGCCGACGGCGGTGGCCATCTGCGGCGATTCGCGCAGCCGCCACTCCCACTCGCGTTCGAGTAGTGCCGCCAGCTCACGCTGCGCGATCGTCTGCCCAGCGTCGCCACGCGACACCGCCTCGCGACACCCGGCCACGGCCACCAGCCCGACCCACGCCCAGACGATCACGGACTTGCGCATGACCGCAGAGGGTAGCACCGCGGGACCGGCCGGGCTCGGCGAGCCTGTCCTACCTCTGGCCGAAGATCGCGGAGCCGACGCGGACCATCGTCGCACCTTCCTCGATGGCGACGTCGAAGTCATGCGACATCCCCATCGAGAGCTCGCGCAATTGGTGCGGCGGGGTGCCTTCGGCGAGCAGTGTGTCGCGCAGGGTGCGCAGTCGCCGGAACCAGGGGCGAACGTCTTCCGGATTGGCCGCGTACGGCGGCAGGAGCATCAGCCCCTCCACACGGACACCGTCGAGCGTACGCGCGTGCGCGAGCGTGGTGCGCAGGTCTGCCTCGTCGAGACCAGACTTGGTCGCCTCGTGCGCCAGGTCGACCTGAATCAGCACGGGCAGCACGACGCCCTTCGCCGTGGCGGCGCGCGACAGGCGCGTCAGCAGATCGGCATCGTGCACCGACTGCACGGACGCGAACGCGCCGGGGACCTTGTTGGCCTTGTTGGACTGAAGGGGACCGATGAGATGCCAGCGGATCGGCAGGTCTGCCGTCTCGGCCTGTTTGGCGAGCGCTTCCTGCACGCGATTCTCACCGAAGTCGATCTGACCGGCGGCAAACGCGGCGCGGACCATGTCCGCGCCGAACGTCTTGCTGACAGCCACCAGACGGACGGCCTCGGCGGGCCGTCCGCTCCTGCTGGCGGCGCTGGCCACACGCTGCCGGATGGCGGCGAGCCGCTCGGCCAGCCCGGAGTCCGGCGCGTGCGTGCTCACTCCTTCGGCTTGATGGAGTCGAGCACACCCTTGGCCTGCGCAGCGTTCGCGCCGCTGGGCGCCAGCTTCAGGTAGTTCTCGAAGTACTTGATGGCCTCCGGCATGTTGCCGCCATTGAGGTTGGCCATCCCGAGCCAGTAGTTGGCCTCGGCGTAGTTCGGGTCGGCCTTGATGGAGGCCTCGAACTGCGCCTTGGCCTCGGCGATCTTGCCCGCGTTCCACAGGATCACGCCCTGGTTGTAGCTGTCCTGCGCGGATCCGCCGCCGGACGCCGCACCCAGCGCCGCCGCCTTGGTGGCCATCGCCGCGGCTTCCTCGCGCCTGCCAGTCGCGTTGTACAGATCGGCGAGCATCCGGACCGGCTGGGACTCGTCAGGACGGAGTTCGGCGGCCTTCTTGAACGCCGCTTCCGCCTTGTCGAGTTCCTTCTTCTCGTAGTGCGCGGCGCCGAGGTTCACGTAGCAGGCGTAGCAGTCGGCCTGCATGCCCGCGGCCTCGGTGAACTTGGCGATCGCACCGTCGTGATCCTTCGCGCCCGACGCCTGCACGCCCTCGTCGAACAGCTTGCGGAACGCCGTCTCCTCGGGAGACATCCCGGTGGCGGGGGGCGTGACGGTGAAATTGAGCTCGGCGCTGCTTCCGAGGCCAACCTGCACCTGGTCCTCCGCGACACCCTTCTCGTGCTTGATCGTGATCAGGTACGGCCCGGGCTGGAGGCCGACCTGGATGAACTCGCCCTTCTTGTTGGTCTTGACCTCACGCGTCAGGTTGACGCCGCCCTTGAACTCGATGGTCACCGCGGCCTTGTCGACCGGTTGCCCCTTGCCGTCGACGACCTTGCCCTTGACCTGTCCTGTCGTCTGCGCGGAGGCGGGAACGCCTGCCACGATGAGTGCGACTGCGAGCGCGGCAGCCCCGACGATGCGTGCGCCGAACGTGAATGCTGACATTGGAACTCCTCCGGAGGACGAGCAACCCGTCCGACAGAAGAGTGTACTAGACCGGCAACGGGCAATCGGCAACCGGCAACCGGTCGATGCCGCAAAGCCTGTACAGACCGGTGCGTGACGGGGTAGCTGGTGCCCGAATG
Proteins encoded in this region:
- a CDS encoding tetratricopeptide repeat protein, which gives rise to MSAFTFGARIVGAAALAVALIVAGVPASAQTTGQVKGKVVDGKGQPVDKAAVTIEFKGGVNLTREVKTNKKGEFIQVGLQPGPYLITIKHEKGVAEDQVQVGLGSSAELNFTVTPPATGMSPEETAFRKLFDEGVQASGAKDHDGAIAKFTEAAGMQADCYACYVNLGAAHYEKKELDKAEAAFKKAAELRPDESQPVRMLADLYNATGRREEAAAMATKAAALGAASGGGSAQDSYNQGVILWNAGKIAEAKAQFEASIKADPNYAEANYWLGMANLNGGNMPEAIKYFENYLKLAPSGANAAQAKGVLDSIKPKE
- a CDS encoding serine hydroxymethyltransferase; translated protein: MYHATPHILRTLADVDPDVAKAIADETTRQNLGLELIASENFASAAVMAAAGSVMTNKYAEGYPGKRYYGGCEFVDVAETLALQRAGALFGAEHANVQPHSGAQANMAVMLSYLQPGDTILGMNLAHGGHLTHGHPLNFSGKLYKVVPYGVRQEDERLDYDELERLAHEHKPKLIVVGASAYPRVIDFERIGKVARDTGARMLTDMAHIAGLVAGGVHPSPVPHSDYVTTTTHKTLRGPRGGLILSRAEYAKDIDRSVFPGVQGGPLMHIIAAKAVCFREALEPNFRAYQAQVAANARRLAQSLHDEGFRLVSGGTDNHLMLVDVFSKGITGKQAEAALGHAGITVNKNAIPFDKNPPMVASGIRIGTPAVTTRGMTEAEMDRIADLISEALRAPDDTAVLASVKGQVEELCREFPLYPPPA
- a CDS encoding YggS family pyridoxal phosphate-dependent enzyme, yielding MSTHAPDSGLAERLAAIRQRVASAASRSGRPAEAVRLVAVSKTFGADMVRAAFAAGQIDFGENRVQEALAKQAETADLPIRWHLIGPLQSNKANKVPGAFASVQSVHDADLLTRLSRAATAKGVVLPVLIQVDLAHEATKSGLDEADLRTTLAHARTLDGVRVEGLMLLPPYAANPEDVRPWFRRLRTLRDTLLAEGTPPHQLRELSMGMSHDFDVAIEEGATMVRVGSAIFGQR
- a CDS encoding DUF885 domain-containing protein → MRKSVIVWAWVGLVAVAGCREAVSRGDAGQTIAQRELAALLEREWEWRLRESPQMATAVGEHRYDDQLSRESIADEERRAADTREFLDALGGVHRDALPAADRVTIDMLRAELEDRLAAFRFREYLVPINADSGFHSSFALLPQATRFADARDYDNYIARLRAFPRYVDEHIVRMREGLKAGITVPKVALAGVDTAIGPLMPADPTASPLFAPFRTLPSTLGEADRTRLDAEGRAAIAEAVTPAYARFRDFLSAEYIPGARESIAASTLPDGAAYYQHLVTRFTTLPLTADEVHEIGLAEVAKIRAEMDTVMRSTGFTGDFSAFLTMLRTDRRFYPKTGEELLKEGSWIAKRMDARLPSLFGRLPRQPYGVAPVPDYLAPKYTAGRYSGNPPDGTEPGYYWLNTYALETRPLYNLEALTLHEAVPGHHLQIALANEATDMPAFRRYSYISAFGEGWGLYSEWLGIEAGFYTDPYSNFGRLTYAMWRAARLVVDTGLHVKGWTRQQAIDYLAANTALSLHECTTETDRYISWPGQALSYKIGELKIRELRARAEEALGPAFDRRRFHDAVLANGSVPLPVLEQEIDAFIAREREVAESAQPTARQ
- a CDS encoding ATP-dependent DNA helicase; translated protein: MPGVPAVSAPGLIDGVRRVLGSGGALASVLDGFEPRQSQQQMADAVARVVSDGGVLMAEAGTGTGKTLAYLVPALLSGRKVLVSTGTRNLQQQLIDKDVPILQRALGPFRAACMKGRGNYLCLHRFEQTLHDDRPRDDETRVAMTLIEHWAPRTQTGDRAELADLPEELPFWHGISATTENCLGSDCPRFSDCFVTRMRQEAADADLVIVNHHLLCADAAVRRHSFGAVIPECQVGIVDEAHQLEDVATQYFGLSVSSYRVEQLFADAAAIRTSPLFVPREEAEAVARAIEALSVSSRAFFLDLQTRRPGVRQSGDQGSTLLDERLRVTGDVLAEAAGESGLQLIDALTSLEESLTLIKDAPEDLRSIARRAGELRDDLRFLLRAEQEEYVYFLEIRGRHVALRAAPIDVSHIIRDVLIDKLPSLVLTSATLSIGGSFAYMRARLGVGESLEVRVPSEFDYRTQALVYLPRRMPDPRTPAYGEAFADEAARLLTASEGRAFLLFTSYAALRDAHARLSTRLPYPMLVQGTMPRGVLIEQFRRTPNAVLFGTSSFWQGVDVVGEALSCVVIDRIPFASPGDPVVAARIESLQRRGIDAFAGFQVPLAILTLLQGVGRLIRHRQDRGVIALLDPRLQSMGYGRRFLNALPPAPVTRRPEDVPRFFANNQQTLT